In the genome of bacterium, the window TGGATTACTATTATCGCACCAAGGAAGAGATCTGTGCGTTGCCGGCCACGCGCTACCTGGTAGGACAGGTGCGGATTATCTGGCAGGCGGTGGATTTACAACAGATCTCCGCTTTATTCGAGAAAGAATCTCTGATCGTCCTTGAAATCTATCCCACGCTGGGCCGTCTTTTTCTTGATCATCCGGCGGTGCAGCAGGCAAGCGCCGCATTTCGTCTGCGCACCGTTTTTCTGTGTCCCGTCTACGAAGAGGAGATTCAGGCGGTACAAGCGCACATGGATTATGAATCGCCGCAACAGGCGATGAGCGGCATTATGCTGCCGAAATTGATCAGGCGTTCCCAGCAGCAGGGTAAAGTGTTGTCGCCCGCGGAGGTGACCGATCTGCAGGCACGTGCGAATCGAGCGTACGATGAAATTCAAATGGCCAAAAACTATCAAGAGGTCCTTTTCAACCATGATGGGGAGGATTCGCCGCATTGGAGTTATCTGCCACCCATTGGCGAGGCCGGGCGCACCGTGACCCGCTTTATCAAGATCCTCGAAGGCGATGAAAGGGAGGAAAAATAGAACGGCCGCTTCGGTTTTGAGCAACGACGCTGCTTCGCCGCTTCTCCGATAGGCGACCAGTCTGCAACGATTCTGCGAGCCCCGCCCGATGGCTATCTCCCTTTCTCACTTTTCACTTTGAGTTTGTTGCTCTTTTTTGTATTCTTTAGCTATTCCATAGATAAGGGCCATCATGAGAAAGCGCGCAAGAACATCTGAAGCCACGCTACCCCTCTTCACCAATGGTCAACTGCCGGCTGCGGAGAAGACCAAGCCGCTGGCGCGGCTCCAACTGGTGCGTCCGTTGATTTTTTTTGATCTGGAGACCACCGGTTTGGATCCGCAGACGGACCGAATCGTGCAATTCGCTTTTTTGCGCGTACTGCCGGACCATAAGGTAGAAAGCTGGATGGAACTCGTGAACCCAGGCATTCCGATTCCGCCGGAGGCCAGCCGCGTACATCACATCACTGATGAGATGGTGGCGGGAAAACCGTCTATGCGTGACTTGGCGCCGCGGATCAGCGCCTATCTCGCGGGATGCGACCTGGCCGGCTATAATGTTCTTCGTTTTGATCTACCGTTCTTACAGGCAGAATTGGAGCGCCATGGGCAGCCGTTTGACACCGCCCAGACGCATGTCATCGACTGTCAGGTGATTTTTCATAAAAAGGAACCGCGCGATCTATCTGCTGCAGTACGCTTGTATTGCCAGCGGGAGTTGAGCAACGCTCATGATGCGGCCGCGGATATCGCCGCCACGTTGGAGGTGTTGGATGGTCAGTTGGCACGGTATCCGGATTTGCCGCGTGATCTGGCCGGGCTGTCGGCCTTTTGCAGCAACGGCGACAGAGCGCGCTGGGTAACGGGGGACCGTAAATTTTTTTGGCGTAATGGCGAAGCGGTCATTGCCTTCGGCAAGAATCGAGGCAAAAGTCTGCAGTGGCTCTATGAAAATGATCCGGACTATTTGCGTTGGATGAGTGAAAAGGATTTTAACGACGAAACTTTAGCGCTGATCGCCGCAGCTCTGCGTGGAGAGTTTCCGCAAAAGGCGGATGGGGCGGAATAAGCATTCCACCAATAGGTCATCGAGGGGGAGGACGGATCCCTAAGGGACCACGAACCATGCCGAGAGAAGAGATCTTGAGACCTACGCCAGGTTGTGTGTTACCAGGCAGGGGCACAGCGGGACCAGTCGTGGCTTTTTGGCGGCGGTGCACCGAAAGGCGCTGAGTGGTTTTTGTAAATAACCGCGAAAGCAGAGACATCATAGTTTATTCAAACACGCACATAACAGTTCCTGATGAGGCAGGATGTATTGAAGCAGGCTTCTCGCTGGATAGAGCAAGTCGGCCTATCCGCAGCTGAGCATAGTAATTTTGGAGGTGCCGGTGTATGACGACGGTTAAAACAAAACTGTTCACACTTTGGTTTGCCCTCATGCCGCTGACTGGTCTCCATTCGGCGGATGATCAGAAAGCGATCTATCGGCCGGAAAAAACATACGATGGCAAACCGGATACGATTTTGAGCATGGACTTTTCTTCGATCAAATACCCAAAGCCGTTATCTGTTTATCAGCCGGTGTACCACACCCCTCCTTTACGGCAGGATACCACGAACACCTGCTGGAGTTTTGCCGCCACCTCGTTGCTGGAATCGGAGCTGAAACGCCTCGGCCGCGGTGAGATCGCTCTGTCAAGAATGTTTATCGTATACTGGGAGTATGTGGAAAAGGTGCGCCGCTTCGTTCAGACAAAGGGCAACTCCCTGGTCGATCCGGGTTCTCAATTGAACGCGGTCATCCTGCGCATGCAAGCCTACGGCGCTGTGCCGGCAGAGTGCTATACTGGATTATTAGACGGTGCAACCGTCTATGATGAACGAAAAATGCTCAAAGAGATCAAACAATACCTCGAGTTCATTCGCACCAACCAGCTGTGGTACGAGGAGCAGGCCATCGCCAATGTGCGCATGATCATGGATCGTTATATGGGCGCCCCACCGCAATCCTTTTCCTACCAGGGACAAACCTTAACACCGAAGCAATTCTGCGATAACGTGCTGGCGCTGCCCTTGGAGGACTATGTCTCTTTTATATCATTCTTAAAATATCCATTCTGGACGCAGAACAGCTATCCGGTTCCGGACAACTGGTGGAAGTGTCAGGACTATTATAACGTGCCGTTGGAGGATTTTTATCAAGGCATCAAAAGCGCCATCCAACGGGGCTACTCGGTCGCCATCGCCGGAGATGTCTCCGAACCAGGCAAATATGGCCCTTCCGACCTGGCCGTTGTACCGAGCTTTGATCTGCCCTGCTCCGCCATCAATCAGGATAGTCGCGAGTTTCGCTTCTACAACCGCACCAGCACCGACGACCACGGTATGCACCTGATCGGCTATAAAGCCATGGCCGGCGAAGACTGGTTTTTGATCAAGGACTCCGCCGCCAATGCCTGGAAAGGCGCGTTTGCCGGGTATCATTTTTTCAGGGGTGATTACATTCGACTCAAAATATTGGCTTTTATGGTCCATAAAGATGGCGTGAACAAATTATTGGACAAATACCGGCTGATGCAGAAATAAAATTGACGGATGTGATGAAGATCAAATCCGTCTTACGCTCAGTTGCGTCTTATCAGACGACGTCATCAACGCCTCCACCGAAGGATGGAGGCGTCGGTGTTTCTAATCCAGCCCAACGAGCATGACCGGAGTATAATGGACTCCAAAAGTTCGGCCCGAATCGGATTAGTTCTTTCATTCCAACGCTTCAATGCCCTTTTTCTTTACAACGTGGCTATGGGGCAAACGCTGCTGCGGCTATTACAGAGGATCCGCCATCCAAGTGCTCGGAGCGGCGACCGGTTTAACGGCGTCATGGTTAAATTATATCAAGTCTGAATGATGGGGATGAAACCAGAAACGCGTAACCCCGGGCTGTCATTCAATTCAAATTTGTCTGAGAACCATTACTTCATGAAAGAGCATAAACGACGTGAAAAAGATTATTTTGCTGGCAGGGATGCTGTCCGGACTGTGTTTTAGTCAGACTAAAACCATGGATCGCCGCTTTGTGCCGATCATCATCAGCGGCAGCCAATTCCCACGCGCTGATCTACGTATCAGCGAATGGGCCGCATTCCGCTTCGACGCCCAAAGACAACGGTGGACCGCGGTGCCCTTTCAAGTCGACGAGGTGGATATCGTCAACGGACAGAGAAAATACAACCATGTGCAAGCCAGAAACGACCTGATCGATCCGGTGGATGAGATGCTAGTTATGCCGGAGGATCTGGGCGATCGTGCCGCCATCGATCAGTGGCTCGACGGGCATCGAAGCCGGAGGGAATTCCGCATCGAGTTGACTTTTTTCGATCCGATGGAGCCGGATAAAAAAGCCTGGCTTTACCTCTACCACACTGCCACGGCACCGGCGGTCTCTGGATATCACCGCTATAGCCCGGCGCCGGCCGGCACAGCCGCGGACACTGCTCAGGCGCGTTCCTTTCGCATCGGCCGCACGCATGATGGCTGGATAGACTATATCTCATTAGCAGCGGCGCCGGAGAAAAATCTGGTGGACCGTTTGAAACTGCGTCTCAGCGGCAAGTCGTTTTTGCCCGGACTGGGTCGGTATACCTGCAACGAGGACACACTTAACAACGGCGGTTCCACCTATCATTCAGGGTGTGTGCGCGCGTTGCATGATCAACGTCCGTCTGTCTCCTTTCCGGTCGTCGGCGCGTTGAAGGCTGATCACCAGTGGGAGTATTATCCTTACTCGTTCCGTATCGGCGCCTCTGGCATCGCGGTGCAGGAGCGCATTCTGCAACTGATCGGATTGAACTCCATCCGCCAGTCGCTGGATCTGAGCTTGCACGCCGTGGGCGGCTGTTTTTATTCGGAGGTCAATTCGGGCGGCGTCCCTATCGATGGAAATCCTGAAACCATTGAGGGCAAGTTGAAGCATTCGGACGGCGCGCAATGGCTGATGGCCAGCGGATCCTGGGGAACCATTGAGATGATCGTCGAATGCCCCAAGATCCGCAACGCCACGGTGAGCCTTTATTATTATGACAGCCAAGCCGGCGGCACCTTGGATGGCTCCCTCGATACCGGCGATAAACGATCCATTGGCGATATGGGACTGTGGGTTCATACGAAAAAGAACAATCTATCGACTGATCGACTCTCCATCGATTTCACCTGTTATCTCATCGACGAACCGAATCATAACGCTGCTTTCGGCCGCCGCTTGTTTCAATGGGATCAGAACGACGTGATGCTGGAATATCAAGAACAATCCGACTCAGCAGACCTCGCCGATGCAAACAGATCCGCGTCTGATGGCTGGGTGTTGCAGCCGGGCGCTCCGAATCCCTTTCATCCTCAGCATTCGACCTGGCGGACGGTGCTGCACACGCCTGCTGAAGAACTCGGGGTTGAAGCCAGGCTCTATAATCTATTAGGCCAATGCGTCGCTGTGCTTACGCCTCATGCGGCTGATAAAGGGTCCAAGCTTTTTAGCTGGGAGGGCCTTGGATCCTCCGGCGTCGAGGCGCCGGAGGGGGTGTATGTTCTGCGGATTCAGGGCCCTGAGCAGACTTTTTCCCAACGTTTTCTGCTCAGCCGATGACCGTGCAAAAGGTTTGTTTTTAAAGTGCGGGTTTGTTATATTTTCTTTCGGACCGCCCCTTTCGCGCTCCAACGTGAAGGTAAGGGGGTGGGCCTGATAGGGCGGTTTTTCGTGAACCGTCCGGCATGCCCTATGGTTTTAATTTTATTGGCAAAGGGAGACAATCCGCATGATACCTTCACCGCTTAAAACCATGACCCTGCAGGCACTGCTGAAGCGCAGCGCAACGGAGTTTGCCGATCGTGTCAGTCTGGCGGAAGTCGATGGTCCCGCTCTTACCTATGCTGAATGGGGCCAACGGGTAAGCGAAGTTTCTGAATGGTTGAGACAGAACAGCATCGTTGCCGGCGATCGCGTGGCGATTTTAAGCGAAAACAAACCCCAGTGGGGCGTTACCTTTTTTGCCATCACCACCATGGGGGCGGTGGCTGTGCCGATCCTGCCTGATTTTCATCCCACTGAAATCCAGCACATCCTGCGTCACTCCGGCGCTAAGGCGATCTTTGTCTCTGAAAAATTGTACAGTAAAATCGAAGACGCGGCCATTGACTCCCTACAATCCGTGTTTCTGATCGAGGATTTTTCATCTCTTCCGCAGCCCACTAGAAAGGACAAATTGTCCGGGATCCTTCAGGAGGGCTCAAAAGAGCTGGCCAAACTGAAGGAAGCGGCGCGTAAAATCACCAGCCTCTTATCCGGCGAGGACGCCGAGGATGCGTTGGCCTCAATCATTTACACATCCGGCACTACCGGCAGCTCCAAGGGCGTCATGCTCACACACAAGAATCTTATCTATGATGCGCTGGCCACCTTCACCATTGTCGATCTCGGTCCAGAGGACCGCATGGTCTCCATGTTGCCGCTCTCACACGCCTATGAATGCACTCTGGGATTGGTGGCGCCGTTGATGAAAGGTTCTGCGGTTTATTATCTGGACAAGCCGCCCACCGCACGCGTGCTGCTGCCGGCGCTGCAAAAGATCAAACCCACTGTTCTCCTGACTGTACCTCTGGTGATTGAAAAGATATATAAAAACCGGATCCTGCCCACGTTTAAGAAAAAATTGCTGCTGCGCGGGCTGACCAAAATTCCGGTGATCCGCAAGCGGCTTTATAAGGCGGCCGGAAGAAAATTGCTGGCCTCCTTTGGCGGCGAACTTCGCAGCTATTGCATCGGCGGCGCTGCTCTGTGTCCGGAGGTGGAACTGTTTTTGCGTGAGGCCGGCTTTCCCTATGCCATTGGCTACGGCTTGACGGAAACATCGCCGCTGATCTCCGGAACAGGTCCGGAAAATACCGTGTATCGCGCAGCCGGCAAGCCCCTGCCCGGCGTGGAGATGCGCATCGATCAACCGAACCCTAAAACCGGAGAGGGGGAAATTCTCGTGCGCGGTCCGGAGGTCATGAAGGGGTATTTTCAGGATGCGAAAAGAACGGATGAGGTTCTGGACAGAGACGGCTGGTTTCGTACCGGTGACCTGGGCGTGTTTGACAAACAGGGGTATCTGTACATCAAAGGCCGTTCGAAGAACATGATCCTTGGCCCCAACGGAGAGAACATCTATCCTGAAGAGATCGAGGCGACCCTGAACGAGATGGAGGAAGTGGTCGAGTCCCTGGTCTATCTGCGCGACGGCAAGTTGATCGCCAAGGTCTGTTTGAACTATGAAGTGCTGGACAGCCGTTTTTCAGCACAAAAATTGAATCCCGATCGCATCGAAGGGCTTTTAGAAGAACTGCGAGACGCCGTCAACCAGAATGTATCTTCATTCAGCCGCATTAATAAAATTCTGGAACAGCCCGAGCCGTTTGAAAAAACGCCGACACAAAAAATCAAACGTTATTTGTATGTATAAAGCTGAAATAGAAATAAAATCCTTGCGAAGAGACGATGAAACGCTCCTGCCTAGTTAGGCGACTCTCTACTGCGTACTGCAAGCGTCGGCACATGAGTCGGTCGCGACAACCGCTCCCAAAGCGTCGATTATTATTTTCTACCTGCTTAATGGGACTTTGGGTCTGCTGTGCGGTCGGCACTAAAAGCCCGGATGTGCTGATCTCCAGCGTCAAATTGTACCCGGATTATGAGCCATCCGATGTGGTCTTTCGCCCTACGCTGACCGACCCCTGCCGCTATGAAGTAGAGATGATCTGTGGGCTGGATTCCATTCGAACAGCATCTCCGTCGCTGCTGGAAGAGCTGGCTGATTCCCTGCGCGTTCCGGTGGTCGATCTTCCGCTCGTCTATCTGTGGACCGCTGAACCGGTGGAGCGGACCGGTCAGCGCGACATCCGCTATCTCCAGATCCAGCAGGATATCGGACTGCGTTTTGAAGACCGCCGTAACGGCAATCGCATTCGTTTCTGGGATTTGAGCTCTTTGATTCAAGGCGCGCGTACTCTGCAGCTGAACCGCCGGTTTCAGTTCACCTGCTATCGCGTAGAGTATGAAATAGACTCCAGCAAAGTCGGCGTCTACAACCAGAGCAGCGAATTTTACCGTTTTTATACACGGACGGAGCGCTGGCTGGAATATGACGGCGCTGTCGCGGACACCGCCCGGCGTATCATCGGCCATGAGTCCAATCCCTACCGCCGAGCCCTTTTGTTGTTCAACTGGCTCAAAGAACACGGCGTCTATCACTATCCGCCGGAACAACGCGGCGCCACGGTCATGCTGCAGACTTTAGCCGGCGATTGCGGCCAGTTTGCCTATCTGTTCATCGCTCTGTGCCGCAGCGTCGGCATTCCCGCCCGTCTGGTCGCAGGCTTTCAGGCAACCGACGATCTGGAGTGGAGCTATCACGCCTGGGCTGAATGCTTTATCCCGAGATATGGGTGGGTTCCGGCGGATCTGACCGAAGCCTGCGCGTTCGGAGAACTGCCCAACAATCGGCTGGTCTCATCCGTGGGCATGAACATCCCGTTGCCCCGTGCGCCCCGCTGGGCGAACTACCGCAACAGTGATGTCGAAGGGGGCGTGACCGATTATATGCAGATGGCCACCATTGTCCGGGCGGGATTGGTTGGAGGACGATTTTCAGATATCAGAATGATCAAGGCCAAACCGCTTGCACCCTGAAAGGATTCAGCGCCTTTAACGCTTCTTTCTATCATCAGGAACCGGCGCAGCGCGCAGGAGGAACCAGGTGGATTTTTACCTACCCACATGTGACCGCGAACCCTATGTGATTCAGAAACCGGGCTCCCTTCGAACGCCTCGTCTCGTGGTCTTTCACAACCGGCTGCTTTATAATCTGCAGGCCATGAAAGGTCTGATGTCGCAGGGCGGCTCATCTCTTTCGCTGGCTTCTCTTTGTCCTCATGTTAAAACGCACAAATCCTCCTATGTCACACGCTTGATGCGGGAACAGGGCATTCATTTTTTCAAAGCCACGCCGAACGAAGGGGGAATGCTGGCCGCCGCCGGCGCGCCGGAAGTGCTGGTCGCCTATCCGATGCTGGCGGCGGATGCCGCTGCGCAGATCGACACGATGAAGCGCCACCCGGCCACCCGGTTCTTTATGCAGATCTCGCAGCCGGAACACGCCCGCATTCTGCAGCAGGCGGCTGAAGCAGCGGATATGCGTGTTTCCTGTTTTATCGATCTCGATGTCGGCATGGGCCGTACCGGCACCGCGCCGCAAAAAGCACTGGACTTGTATCGCAGGTTGCTGCAGTTTCCGCGTTTGACCTTTGTAGGCCTGCACGCCTATGACGGCCACATCCACCAGCTCAGCGCTGAGGAACGGCAGCTGCAGGCGGGCATCAGCATGGATCGATTGCAGACAGCGCTGGATCAGTTCTCCGCCGCCGGCGTTTCCATCGAACGCGTGGTGGTCGGCGGCACGCCGAGCTTTGTACATGACCTGCAGGTGCTCGGCCGGAAGAAATGGCCGTTCCAGCTCTATTTTTCTCCCGGCACCTGGATCTATTTTGACACCCACTATCAGCGGCTGATGCCGGGCACCTTTAAACCCGCGGCGCTGATCCTGTGTCAGATCATGGATCAGACAGGAGAGAATCGCTACGTGTTGAATATGGGACACAAACGTTGGGCTGTGGATCAGGGTCCGGTGGAGGCCTTCAGCATCCAGGGCATGAAAGCGCTGTCCTGGAGTGAAGAGCACACCGTGGTGGAGGCGCCGGGCTTTTGCCGCATCGGCGATTACGTGCTGGTTGCGCCACGCCATGTGTGTTCGACGGTGAATCTGTGGGAATATTTCGCGTTGATCGATGAGAGGGGCGAGGTGGAGATCGCCGCCAGTCCCATCGAGGGGCGAAACCGGTAGACTTTTTTGCGAGGGCCGCGGTCTTGGCGGCCCGAAGCAATCCCCGGCGACAGGGGGCGTGGTGTTTAAAGCAAGTAACAGACCCTTTTGGTTTTGCAAGGAGATAAATTTATGAAAGCAAGCATGATCGTCTGGCTGCTGGTGGCTTGTCTGGTGGACGGATTGAACGCCAACGACAAGCTCTACCAGGAACGGCTCTATGAACCCAAAGTGCTCTGGGGCGACAAACTGTCCGCCTTCTATGGGTATCCGGTGAATGAAATTTATCTCTATGCCTGGGATGAGGCGCAACAGAGTTGGCGCATGATGCCCTTTCAGATCGATGAACGCATTCGCACCAAAGATCCATTCAGCGGCGAAAGCCTGCGCCATTTTTATTCCATCCCCAACAATTATGGTGTGACTTTGGACGACGGTCTATTCGATTCGGACGATGAACTGGTTTTTATGGTACGCGATATGGGCGACCGAGCGCCGGAAAAGAAGTGGCTGGACAATGCAGAATCCAAAGCTTTCTCACGCATCGAACTGGCTGCCGGCGATCCCGATGATCCCTCTCGCATCGCCTATGCCTATCTATTTCGTTCCGCCACGATTCAAGAGCCGGTTCCCACACCGTATGGGTTCGTTTACCATAGTCAGGCTGATTCCATCGAAACCAAACACTACACTGTCAAATTGGATGAGGCTATGGGTCTGGTGAAGAGCATCACCATCAAACCGCCCTATGGCTCCGGTGTCGATATTTTCGACAGGCAGAAGATGCGCGTGAAAGCGCGGCTCGGCTTCGGGAGCCTCGGTGATGTTCAAATTGATGCTAACGAAGAAATGATCAAGCTTCTTCCGGATTACCGTTTGATTACTCCCAAGCCGGTGGTTCGTCTGGTGCGCGAGGTGCGGCAGACTTTTCAATTCGGCGAGGAAGAGGTTGAAAATAATTTGGCTTTTTATCTGACGACAAAATTCTATCCGTTCAACGGCGTGGTCAAGGGTGGATCCGCGCTCGATGAGGCGAGCCTGCGGCAGGCTATGCCCAATTGGGAAGATCCGTTCTTATTATTTGAAATGCTGCGCCAGTCCTGGGATTTAAGCGCTGCTGCCGCGGGCATGCGCTATTACAGCAAACACAACGACGGAATTTTGATTGACGGACAGCCGGATGTAGTGAATCGGCAGATCGACCGGCCCATTCGAGAATGGAATCTGGTCACCGGCGTTCAAGGCGCTTTATTCACTATGACCACTCTGCCGGACACAGTCGCCAAATCCATTTCGCTCTATTTCTACGATAACCAGGCCGGCGGCACCGGCGATCCGGACAGCCTTGAGTTCGTCGATACCGGCGAATACGGCTCCTATGGCGATTTCGGCCTGAGCATGTACAACGCAAAGAGTTTGGACCTGGCTTTTGAAATGTATTTTCTCCCCAATACGGTCAATTCGGCGGAACAAGCGATTGTCATCGCCCGGGCGATTGAAAAACCGGTTGACATCACCCCACTGGTCACCGCTATAGCTGGCCGGCCGGCTATGGTGTCACCGGCATCCTATCTCTGCGTGCAAAATTATCCCAACCCCTTTAACCAGCAGACAGTCATTTCTTTCAGCCTAGCCGCAGCTGAA includes:
- a CDS encoding 3'-5' exonuclease, translating into MRKRARTSEATLPLFTNGQLPAAEKTKPLARLQLVRPLIFFDLETTGLDPQTDRIVQFAFLRVLPDHKVESWMELVNPGIPIPPEASRVHHITDEMVAGKPSMRDLAPRISAYLAGCDLAGYNVLRFDLPFLQAELERHGQPFDTAQTHVIDCQVIFHKKEPRDLSAAVRLYCQRELSNAHDAAADIAATLEVLDGQLARYPDLPRDLAGLSAFCSNGDRARWVTGDRKFFWRNGEAVIAFGKNRGKSLQWLYENDPDYLRWMSEKDFNDETLALIAAALRGEFPQKADGAE
- a CDS encoding peptidase C1, producing MTTVKTKLFTLWFALMPLTGLHSADDQKAIYRPEKTYDGKPDTILSMDFSSIKYPKPLSVYQPVYHTPPLRQDTTNTCWSFAATSLLESELKRLGRGEIALSRMFIVYWEYVEKVRRFVQTKGNSLVDPGSQLNAVILRMQAYGAVPAECYTGLLDGATVYDERKMLKEIKQYLEFIRTNQLWYEEQAIANVRMIMDRYMGAPPQSFSYQGQTLTPKQFCDNVLALPLEDYVSFISFLKYPFWTQNSYPVPDNWWKCQDYYNVPLEDFYQGIKSAIQRGYSVAIAGDVSEPGKYGPSDLAVVPSFDLPCSAINQDSREFRFYNRTSTDDHGMHLIGYKAMAGEDWFLIKDSAANAWKGAFAGYHFFRGDYIRLKILAFMVHKDGVNKLLDKYRLMQK
- a CDS encoding T9SS type A sorting domain-containing protein — its product is MKKIILLAGMLSGLCFSQTKTMDRRFVPIIISGSQFPRADLRISEWAAFRFDAQRQRWTAVPFQVDEVDIVNGQRKYNHVQARNDLIDPVDEMLVMPEDLGDRAAIDQWLDGHRSRREFRIELTFFDPMEPDKKAWLYLYHTATAPAVSGYHRYSPAPAGTAADTAQARSFRIGRTHDGWIDYISLAAAPEKNLVDRLKLRLSGKSFLPGLGRYTCNEDTLNNGGSTYHSGCVRALHDQRPSVSFPVVGALKADHQWEYYPYSFRIGASGIAVQERILQLIGLNSIRQSLDLSLHAVGGCFYSEVNSGGVPIDGNPETIEGKLKHSDGAQWLMASGSWGTIEMIVECPKIRNATVSLYYYDSQAGGTLDGSLDTGDKRSIGDMGLWVHTKKNNLSTDRLSIDFTCYLIDEPNHNAAFGRRLFQWDQNDVMLEYQEQSDSADLADANRSASDGWVLQPGAPNPFHPQHSTWRTVLHTPAEELGVEARLYNLLGQCVAVLTPHAADKGSKLFSWEGLGSSGVEAPEGVYVLRIQGPEQTFSQRFLLSR
- a CDS encoding long-chain fatty acid--CoA ligase; this encodes MIPSPLKTMTLQALLKRSATEFADRVSLAEVDGPALTYAEWGQRVSEVSEWLRQNSIVAGDRVAILSENKPQWGVTFFAITTMGAVAVPILPDFHPTEIQHILRHSGAKAIFVSEKLYSKIEDAAIDSLQSVFLIEDFSSLPQPTRKDKLSGILQEGSKELAKLKEAARKITSLLSGEDAEDALASIIYTSGTTGSSKGVMLTHKNLIYDALATFTIVDLGPEDRMVSMLPLSHAYECTLGLVAPLMKGSAVYYLDKPPTARVLLPALQKIKPTVLLTVPLVIEKIYKNRILPTFKKKLLLRGLTKIPVIRKRLYKAAGRKLLASFGGELRSYCIGGAALCPEVELFLREAGFPYAIGYGLTETSPLISGTGPENTVYRAAGKPLPGVEMRIDQPNPKTGEGEILVRGPEVMKGYFQDAKRTDEVLDRDGWFRTGDLGVFDKQGYLYIKGRSKNMILGPNGENIYPEEIEATLNEMEEVVESLVYLRDGKLIAKVCLNYEVLDSRFSAQKLNPDRIEGLLEELRDAVNQNVSSFSRINKILEQPEPFEKTPTQKIKRYLYV
- a CDS encoding transglutaminase domain-containing protein produces the protein MGLWVCCAVGTKSPDVLISSVKLYPDYEPSDVVFRPTLTDPCRYEVEMICGLDSIRTASPSLLEELADSLRVPVVDLPLVYLWTAEPVERTGQRDIRYLQIQQDIGLRFEDRRNGNRIRFWDLSSLIQGARTLQLNRRFQFTCYRVEYEIDSSKVGVYNQSSEFYRFYTRTERWLEYDGAVADTARRIIGHESNPYRRALLLFNWLKEHGVYHYPPEQRGATVMLQTLAGDCGQFAYLFIALCRSVGIPARLVAGFQATDDLEWSYHAWAECFIPRYGWVPADLTEACAFGELPNNRLVSSVGMNIPLPRAPRWANYRNSDVEGGVTDYMQMATIVRAGLVGGRFSDIRMIKAKPLAP
- a CDS encoding T9SS type A sorting domain-containing protein, giving the protein MKASMIVWLLVACLVDGLNANDKLYQERLYEPKVLWGDKLSAFYGYPVNEIYLYAWDEAQQSWRMMPFQIDERIRTKDPFSGESLRHFYSIPNNYGVTLDDGLFDSDDELVFMVRDMGDRAPEKKWLDNAESKAFSRIELAAGDPDDPSRIAYAYLFRSATIQEPVPTPYGFVYHSQADSIETKHYTVKLDEAMGLVKSITIKPPYGSGVDIFDRQKMRVKARLGFGSLGDVQIDANEEMIKLLPDYRLITPKPVVRLVREVRQTFQFGEEEVENNLAFYLTTKFYPFNGVVKGGSALDEASLRQAMPNWEDPFLLFEMLRQSWDLSAAAAGMRYYSKHNDGILIDGQPDVVNRQIDRPIREWNLVTGVQGALFTMTTLPDTVAKSISLYFYDNQAGGTGDPDSLEFVDTGEYGSYGDFGLSMYNAKSLDLAFEMYFLPNTVNSAEQAIVIARAIEKPVDITPLVTAIAGRPAMVSPASYLCVQNYPNPFNQQTVISFSLAAAEQVQMTIYDSQGRLIRTLVQATLAAGSHELRWDGCDGHNRALASGVYFYQLTAGDRIARSKLLLLR